A region of Vitis riparia cultivar Riparia Gloire de Montpellier isolate 1030 chromosome 1, EGFV_Vit.rip_1.0, whole genome shotgun sequence DNA encodes the following proteins:
- the LOC117911319 gene encoding CTP synthase-like, translating into MKYVLVTGGVVSGLGKGVTASSIGLILKACGLRVTSIKIDPYLNTDAGTMSPFEHGEVYVLDDGGEVDLDLGNYERFLDIKLTRDNNITTGKIYQSVIDKERRGDYLGKTVQVVPHITDAIQEWVERVAKIPVDGEEGPADVCVIELGGTIGDIESMPFIEALGQFSYRVGAGNFCLIHVSLVPVLSVVGEQKTKPTQHSVRGLRGLGLAPNILACRSTTALDENVKAKLSQFCHVSAENIITLYDVSNIWHIPLLLRDQKAHEAILKVLNLLSVAGEPCLEEWTSRAELYDMLHEPVRIAMVGKYTGLSDSYLSVIKVNLDALNP; encoded by the exons ATGAAGTACGTTTTAGTGACGGGTGGAGTGGTAAGCGGTCTCGGGAAAGGAGTGACTGCCAGTAGTATTGGATTGATTCTCAAGGCCTGCGGACTTCGAGTTACTTCTATCAAGATAG ATCCTTATTTGAACACAGATGCTGGAACGATGTCCCCTTTTGAGCATGGGGAAGTGTATGTCTTAGATGATGGTGGAGAG GTGGACCTGGACCTTGGAAACTATGAGCGATTTCTAGATATCAAGTTGACCCGTGATAATAATATCACCACCGGGAAGATTTACCAG TCTGTTATTGACAAAGAGAGAAGAGGAGATTATCTGGGAAAAACTGTCCAG GTTGTTCCTCACATCACGGATGCCATTCAAGAGTGGGTTGAGCGTGTAGCAAAGATACCAGTGGATGGGGAAGAAGGTCCAGCTGATGTTTGTGTCATAGAATTGGGTGGAACTATAg GAGACATTGAATCAATGCCATTTATTGAGGCTCTTGGGCAGTTCTCTTACCGCGTAG GTGCTGGAAACTTCTGCTTGATTCATGTCAGCCTTGTGCCCGTTCTAAGTGTAGTTGGTGAACAG AAAACAAAGCCTACACAGCATAGTGTTCGGGGACTGAGAGGCCTTGGTTTGGCACCAAATATCTTAGCCTGTCGCAGCACAACG GCACTTGATGAAAATGTGAAGGCGAAGCTCTCCCAATTTTGCCATGTCTCG GCAGAAAACATCATCACTCTATATGATGTTTCCAACATCTGGCACATCCCTTTGCTTTTACGA GATCAGAAGGCACATGAAGCAATCTTGAAAGTGTTGAACCTTCTAAG TGTTGCTGGGGAGCCATGTTTAGAGGAATGGACTTCTAGGGCTGAACTCTATGACATGTTACATGAGCCA GTGAGAATTGCCATGGTTGGAAAGTATACAGGCCTTTCTGATTCTTACCTCTCTGTAATAAAGGTGAACTTAGATGCCCTTAATCCTTGA